In Cicer arietinum cultivar CDC Frontier isolate Library 1 chromosome 7, Cicar.CDCFrontier_v2.0, whole genome shotgun sequence, a single window of DNA contains:
- the LOC101515156 gene encoding S-adenosylmethionine decarboxylase proenzyme 4-like has product MAVSGFEGFEKRLELHFFGDDPITFQLGLRKIDFESIQQVLEAVQCTVVSAVGNSYFDAYVLSESSLFVYPTKIIIKTCGTTQLLKSILPLIHYANHLGLTLSSCRYTRGSFIFPNSQPFPHTSFNDEVTFLEHTIPSNLCHRKASIMPSKSSSHSWHVFTAHSSITHHHNLNHNQSDIFTMEICMTELDPILARKFFRRPGDGKTGDSAGKEMTELTGINEINPNAFICDFAFDPCGYSMNGMDGDWYSTIHVTPEDGFSYASFECVGSVNDNIVHVLRKVVQIFRPGTMSISTTCSDYRNEMLKQMVTAVEPLGLKCRSRAMDQFPAADTVVFQTFTARRRSV; this is encoded by the coding sequence ATGGCTGTATCTGGCTTTGAGGGATTTGAGAAACGTTTGGAACTTCATTTCTTTGGAGATGATCCAATTACATTCCAACTGGGTCtaagaaaaattgattttgaatcaaTACAACAAGTCTTAGAAGCTGTTCAATGCACAGTTGTTTCAGCAGTTGGAAACTCATACTTTGATGCATACGTTTTATCAGAATCAAGCCTCTTCGTTTATCCAACTAAGATCATCATCAAAACATGTGGAACAACACAACTACTCAAatccattcttcctttaattcacTATGCAAACCATTTAGGCCTCACTTTATCCTCTTGTCGTTACACTAGAGGTAGCTTCATCTTCCCAAATTCACAACCTTTCCCTCACACAAGCTTCAACGATGAAGTAACATTCTTAGAACACACTATCCCTTCAAATCTTTGCCATAGAAAAGCTTCAATCATGCCTTCAAAATCATCTTCACACTCTTGGCATGTTTTCACCGCACATTCTTCAATAACCCATCACCACAATCTTAATCACAATCAAAGTGATATCTTCACCATGGAAATCTGCATGACAGAACTCGACCCGATTCTAGCTCGCAAATTCTTCCGCCGACCCGGAGACGGAAAAACCGGCGACTCTGCCGGAAAAGAAATGACGGAGCTTACCGGAATAAACGAAATTAACCCAAATGCGTTCATTTGTGATTTTGCATTTGATCCTTGTGGATATTCAATGAATGGAATGGATGGTGATTGGTATTCAACAATTCACGTAACACCAGAAGATGGTTTCAGTTATGCAAGCTTTGAATGTGTTGGTTCTGTTAACGACAACATAGTACACGTGTTGAGGAAAGTTGTTCAGATTTTCCGACCAGGTACGATGTCGATATCAACGACATGCAGTGATTATAGGAATGAGATGTTGAAGCAGATGGTAACTGCAGTGGAGCCTCTTGGATTGAAATGTAGGAGTCGTGCAATGGATCAGTTCCCGGCGGCGGATACGGTTGTTTTCCAAACGTTTACGGCTCGCCGGAGAAGTGTTTGA